The genomic interval CACTTTAAGCCAGCTGCTGAACTTATTTTCTTCACTCCAGATTCGACACATTTCCGGACGTGAGTAACGTTCAATCATAATCAATAATCCTGATCCGGCCGCACCGGAACCCAAAAATCTAAAAAATAACCGCTCTCAAACAGAAGCGGTGGAGGCTTCTGCCAAAGGCTTACGACCACGTACCACCATCACTGAACAGCTGGAATTTTTAACCACGCTGTCAGCGACACTACCCATCAGAAACTTTTTAATCCCGGACCAGCCGTGCGAACCGACAAAAACCGCATCGAACCCGCCCTGTTCGGATTCATCGACGATCATCGAGGCGGGATGGCCCTCGATGATCCGACCCGTGACCTGAAAACCACGCTTTTGCAGGCTGTCGATCAGCCCCGCCAGCTTATCTTGCAGAGCTCTCCGGCGTGAATCGTTAAAGCTCTGAATGGTTGCCAGATCATCAAAAGGCAGACTCATGCCGTCAAGACCTGACAAGGCGTAACCTTCTTCAAGAACGTTGATAAGCTGAAGCTCAGCCCCATAATTTTCCGCAAAGCGGGAGGCGACCGCGACCACATCGTCCGTCGCTGAAGAGAAATCAATCGCCACCAGGATTTTTTTAAAGCGTTCTGCCATAGAACCTCCTCCTCGCAAGCCGCCTCCATTTTTTGGAGAAGCGGGTTCTCTACCATTGCACCAGGACGATTGTCAAGTTTTAAGCTGCAACCGGCTAAAATCCAGATCGCGGTAAACTCGTTTTCGCGTGTCAGGCCCGAGCTTTTGCGCCATCTCGCCAAGGTATTCTTCCCGGGTCGGAAGACGGCCGTAAAGAGCGCTCACCGCCGCCAGTTCGGCCGATCCCAGATAGACCCTGGCGTCCTTGCCCAGACGATTGTCGAAGTTACGGGTTGAGGTCGAAAAGACCACGGCACCGTCGGCAACCCGAGCCTGGTTACCCATGCAGAGACTGCAACCGGGAATTTCAATCCGGGCGCCAGCCTTGCCGAAAATGGCATAGTAGCCTTCTTTTCTCAGGGCTTCGGCATCCATGCGCGTCGGCGGAGCCAGCCACAACCGCACCGGCACCTGTCCGGCATGCCGCAGGATTTCACCCGCCGCGCGGAAATGCCCGATATTGGTCATGCAGCTGCCGATAAAAACCTCGTCAATCTCGCGCGGGCACTGAGCCTGTCCCAGCACCTGACTTAACGTGGCGACATCGTCGGGATCATTGGGGCAAGCCAGAATCGGTTCCCGCACCGAATCCAGATCGATATCAATCTCCGCCGCGTATTCGGCGTCGGCATCGCCCCGCAACAGATGGGGATGCGCAAGCCACTCCCGCATGGCCTGGGACCGCCGGGCCAGGGTGGCGGGCGCGCCGTAACCTTCGGCCAACAGACGTTCAATCAAAGCCACGTTGGAGTTCAGGAATTTTTTGACCGGCTCAAGACCGAGCTGCACCGTACAGGCGGCGGCGCTGCGCTCGGCCGAAGCGTCGGAAAGTTCAAAAGCCTGTTCGCAGGAAAGCTCTTCCAATCCTTGAATTTCCAGAATTCTCCCGGCAAAGATATTCCTTTTATTCTCCTTGGCCACCGTCAGCAAACCCATTTCCAGGGCGCGTAACGGAATTGCATTAACCAGATCGCGCAGAGTGATGCCGGGCTGTAATTGCCCGTGAAAGCGAACCAGAACACTCTCCGGCATATCCAGCGGCATCATCCCGGCCACGGCGGCAAAAGCCACCAATCCGGAACCGGCGGGAAATGAAAGCCCCAGAGGAAAACGGGTATGCGAATCCGCCCCGGTACCCAGGGTATCGGGCAACAGCAGGCGGTTAAGCCAGGAATGAATCACCCCGTCCCCGGGTCTCAGGGAAAACCCGGCCCGTTCCTCGATAAAAACCGGCAGGGTGCGCTGCGTTTCGACATCGACCGGCTGAGGGTAGGCGGCGGTATGACAGAACGACTGCATGACCAGGTCGGCGGAAAAATTAAGCGCCGCCAGTGCCTTGATCTCATCGCGGGTCATCGGCCCGGTCGTATCCTGGCTGCCGACCGTGGTTACCTTGGGTTCGACATAGCTGCCCGGTCGCACCCCCTCACAATCACAGGCCCGACCGACAATCTTCTGCGCCAAGGTAAAACCGGCGGTTGACGGCGGCGGGGTCAGTGGGCGGGCAAAAAAATCAGCCACGTTCAAACCGAGAACCCGACGCGCCCGGGCTGTCAATTCCCGACCCAGCAATAACGGAATCCGTCCTCCGGCCCGATATTCGTCAGCCAGAGTATTGGGCTGCAGGGAAAAACGGCTGATCACCCGACCATTTTTAATAATTTCTCCGGCATCAGGACGCAGACTGATCAGATCGCCGTCAGCCAGTCCGGTAACCGGCGCCACGATGGGTAAAGCCCCGGAATCCTGGGCGGTATTAAAAAAAATCGGCGCGATAATACCGCCGATCACAATGCCGCCGCCGCGTTTGTTGGGTACACCGGGCAGATCGTGCCCCAGATGCCACTGCAATGAATTAATCGCTGATTTACGGCTGCTGCCGGTACCGACGACATCACCGACGTAAACCAGCGGATAACCTAGTTCCCGCAGTGCAGCCATGCGGGCCAGAGGCTTTTCCATGCGGGCGGCGAGCATGGCCAGGGCATGCAAGGGAATATCACTGCGGCTGGCGGCTTCCGCAGCCGGTGACAGGTCATCGGTGTTGGTCTCGCCGGGAACCTTGAAAACGGTCAGTTTGATTTCCTCCGCCAGGGCCGGACGTGCATAAAACCACTCCGCTCGGGCCCAGGACTGCAACAGCTGCTCCGCGCCGGCGTGAGATTGCTTGAATTTCTCGACCACCCAGGCAAAGGCGTCATAGATCAGCAAGGTATGTTTCAGGGCGAAAATCGCCGCCGCCGCGACCTCGGCTCGTTCATCTTCGAGGGCCTCCAGCAGGGGCGTGATATTGTAACCGCCGCGCATCATGCCCAGCCATTGCACCGCTGTGACGGCGTCAATGCCGCAATCTGGAGCCCGTCCGGCGATGACCTCGGCCAGGAAGTCGGCCTTGACTCCCGCCGCTTCATCAACTCCGGGATTAACTCGTTCCCGCAACCAATAATACATTTCCCGCCGTTCGCCGTCAGAGCTGCCCGGCAAGCATTTAATTATCGCTTTCACCTCTGCGGCGCTTAAGGGCAACGGCGGAATCCCTAATTGCTGCCGCGCCGCCGCCGCCTTTCGATAGGCTTCGAGAATCTCCATGAAAATTTTCTCCCTGAATCCTGCAATTAAACGTTCCCCTAAAACTATTTGATTTTAATCTCAACCTCTCGACCGGCAACCGTTTCCGCCTCCGCAGCCGGCAATTGCGGTTCCAGCAGAAAAAGGCGGCGGTTCTCAACCGGTCCCCGCTCCGCCAGATACGACATTACCGCCCGCGCCCGATGTTGCGCCAGCAAGAGCAGATCGGCATCACTGACCTTGACAAAATCACGCAGTCGGGCTTCCTGCAGAAGCGCTTCAATCTTTTTGACCAGTCCCAGAAGATTCTTCTCCTTGACGAAAGGAGCGGTCTTGTAGGCCCGCCAGAGATAATGCTCGAATTCGGATTCAGTCACCACCACCTCCGCGAGCTCTGAAGCGCCCCCTCCACTGCCGCCTTTTTCCTTGAATTTTTCGGCTTTGAGCAGATGCTGAAAACGTTCCTCAGATAAAACCTGACGATCACTTACAGACGCAGCCCGGCCTTGAATCTCAACCTTGAGAGCGGGCCGCTGAAAAAGAACCGCGGCCAGCTTGTCTAGACGACTGCGGGCCATTTCGTCAAGTTCAAAGCGACCGGGCGCAAATTCAACCCGGTTAAGTTCCTCGCTATCCCCCACCAGGGCCCCCAGCAAAGAAAAGGGGGAGGTTACCGCCTTGGTCACCAGATTGACGAAAATCTTGAAAACCACCCCGCCCAAACTGAATTTCGGGTCATCCAGATCACCGCGAACCGGGACCCGCAGATGAATTTCCCCCTGCCGATCACGAAGCAGGGCGACCGCCAGGGTGACCGGCAGATTCAGAGACTGAGAGCTTTCCACCGCCTCGCCGAAAGCAAACTGATCCAGAAAAATCCGGTTGTTGGAGAACAGGTTACGATCTTCAAGCTTGATTTCTAGATCAAGCGACAGTTTCCCCTTGCCGATGGTCTGGCCGAGATACCTGCCCGAATAAGGAGTAAGTTCGGTCATGCCGAAATCCTGACAGCTGATTTTCAGATCGGCGAAGAGCTCTCGTCCCAGAGGATCAAGCTCGCCGGTAATCTTAAGCGGGGAATGATGATTCAGGCGACCGCTGAAATTCACGGTGGCCTCTTTTTCTTCCAGCGAATTCAAACCCTGCACCCTGCCGTTTAATTCATCCAGGACAAGTTCATAGTGCGGTTCCAGAGTACGGTCAAGGTAAAATAACGCGCTGTCCGTCAGGACTAATTCTTTGAGCTTAAACAAGGCTTCGTGGTTCTGTTCCTGTATCTCATCCTCAACCACCATGGGATTCGCGGCGGCCTTTTTCGATCGCAGAACCAGCGCCAGAGAGTTGCTGCCATCCGGCTCTTTGACCAGGCTGGCCTTCAGAGCCTGAATCGACACCCGCTCCAGCTGCACCGCCAAAGGCTGGGACCTAAGGCTCAGGCCATCACAAGTCAACTTTTCAAGTTTAACGAATTCCTGCGCCTGGGAACCGGCAAGGGCTTGCAGATCGCGCAGTCCGGCGCCGCCGGAGAACGAGATTTCCGGACCGCTCTCAAGCCGTCGTAAACTCAGATGACCTTTCAACCCGGCCACGCCCCGAGTCAACAAAAGATCAAAATATCCCTGCAGATAGGGTTGCAGCGAAGACAACGCCAGATTCTCCAGCCGCAAATCTAACTCAGCCCCGAGGGGATCGAGAACCAGCGGTCCCTGCGCTTTGAGAGTCCCTCCTGCGCCCAGCTGCAGAAACAGACGGGCGAAGCCTGAGGAAGGTTTCGCGCCAAAACCGACCTTTTCGAGCTCAAGATCCAGCTGTTTGACTTTCAAGGTGGCCCCGGCGGCCGGCATCAGGTCTTTGAAAACAGCGGTAAATTTATGCAGACCGGCCTTTTCCAGATAAACCTGCCAGGGCTCAGTCGCCCGGGAACCGTCAGCGACCGTCGGCGCCGAGGAAGTAACCGGAGGCAGCAACCCGGACCAGTCCAGTTCGCCATCACCATTCCGCAACAAATCCAGTTTTCCCCCGACGGCCTTGAGCGAATCAATCCGGACGGCTTTTTGCCGAAAATCAATCCGCCCTCCGGCAAGTTCGAATTCCGGCAGAGCAAAAACCTCACGGCCGGCTTCCGCGCGCAGCTGCAGATCCTTCATGCGCACGGCCAAGTCATTGAGCGACAACTCCTTTTCCGCGGCCGAAAAAAACAGGCCGCCGCCCAGATCAATCCGGCCGTCGACAAAATGCCCCCGAAAATAGTCATGATAATAAGCCCGATAACGCTCCGGCGACAGATTGCCGCAGGCAAAATCAAGCCGGAGCGCCAGTGGTTCACTGTCCAGTTCTCCAGCCGCCACCAGGGTTTCCCCGGCACCACTGGTCAACTTGAGGTGATACTTGGCGGTCCGCTCCAATCCACTGGCGAAATTCTGCAGAGAAAAGTCAAGGTCATTAAATACGGCTGTAAAACCCGGGCTGACCCGCTCATCCCGAAGGTTAACCCGACCATGTTCAATCCACAGTCGGTCCAGAGTAAAAACCGGGACAGATTTATTATCCCGGTCATTTTGCCGGCCGGTTTCCGGGGTCCGCACCGCAGCCGGAGCCGCAGATTCACCGCCGGACATCGGTGCAACGGAACCCTCACCACCTCCCGCCGCGCCGGAAGCCTTATCAACCAGCTGTAAGGAAGGCAACCGAAGTTCGCCATTAGCCTGAAGGCACAGATTCAGCTCCGGTTCTTTAAAACGCACTTCCCCGAGAAAAATCTCCCCGGCCAGGAGGTTTCCCGGCGCGATCCCGACGACGACTTCCGGCAATAAAAAGAAGCGCTGGTCTTGATTCTCTCCCAGCCCCCCCAAACTGAGTTCTTGCAAAATAACCGTGCCCTCCAGGCTGAGCCTGGCCGACTGGTTTTCAGACTGATTGAAGATCAGTTCCAGCCGGCTGGACAAGCGCCCCTGATGCAAAACGAAGTTCCGGGAACCCGGCAGATAAGCCAGATAATGCGGCAGATCAAGATTGTCGATATCGATCTGAAAACGGGTTGCAAGCGAATCGGCGAAGGGTTTGATGGTGCCGCTCAAAACGAAAGGTGTGCCGTTAACCACCGCAGCGAAAGTAGGCTCCACATGGGTTTCAAGATGAATCGGCAAGTTGGAAATCCGCGGCAGATTGAGGTTGATCTGCTCGGCCCGATGCACAACCCCATGAAAATCGTCGCTGAATTCGATCGCCGCACCACTCAACCTAATATTATTTAAGGAGAAATGGAAAACGTCTTTGGCTCCGTTTTCCGGCGCCAAAGGTTGGAAGAATAGGGGGAAATCGGCAAAATTATAACTGGCATCCTGATTTCTGACTATCCGCAGAAAGGCTCCCGCAACCGTCACCTCTTCCATGACCAGAGCCCGGTTGGCCAAGGACAGAAAACCAGCCAGATCAAATCTGAGTTGCTCAAACCTGGCCAACGGAATTTCCCCCTGCCGGGCCTCGATCTGCAACCCCTCGAGCTCAAGCAATAACGTAAAAGGATTGAATTTTACCTTTTCGATCTTCGTTGAACGATCCAGTTGCAAGGTAAATTCCTTTTCCAGACGTGCATCGATCAGATGCGGCAGCAAGAAAAATCCCAGCAGGCTGTAAAGCGCGAGCAGAACGACCACGAGCCCGCCGAACCTGCGCCCGAAGAAGGTAATTTTATCTCGTTTTTTTGCCTCAGACATTAGACATTTTTCAACCTCCCTTCCTCTTAAATTAACTCCGGCAGATCACCAGCCCGTTTAACTCTCACAACTGAAATCGACAAAATTGATCAGACGCCCAGACCCACAGCCATCCTGCCAGACTGTCGTCTTGGCTTGGCCAAAAAAATTTGTTTCAAAACCGTTTTCAAGCATAACAATTAAACCCGGCAATGGCAACCTTTCTCACAGCTAAACCACATTATAAATCATGGGCCCAGATAAATCATGGGCCCAGAGAGGAATACGGCCCTGCGCCAGAGACTTAAAAAAACCGCCTCGGCAAACATGCCAAACCGTTACTATTCAGATAAAAAAATATTCAAAGAATACAATTTGTAGTACTGAGATAGGTTATCGGGCCCGCCCAGCCAATATAAAGTGTAAGGTCTTGAGCAAGAGGAGAATGATATGAAGATTTTCATTACCGGGGGAAGCGGATTTGTGGGCCGGCACCTGACCCGCGAACTCTCCGCCAGACATCATCAGGTGACGATTCTGACCCGAAGGCCGGAATCAGGACGGGGACTGCCTTTCGGAGTCGACTACTGCATCGGAGATCCCAATCTGCCGGGTCCTTGGCAGGAAAGTTTGAGTCGGCATGAGCTGGTTATCAATCTTGCCGGAGCTTCGATTTTTTCCCGCTGGACCGACAGTAAAAAAGCTGAAATCCGCGACAGTCGTATCCGCACCACCCGCCATCTGGTTGACGGCATTGAAATGGCGACCGCCGCAAACCACAAGATCGCCCTGTTAAGCACCTCGGCCGTCGGCTACTACGGCAACCGCGGCGACGCAAAAGTCGAGGAAAACGACCCGGCGGGCGTCGACTTTCTCGCCCAAGTGGCAAGCGCATGGGAAAGAGAGGCTTTGCGGGCGGAAAACTTCGGGGCCAGGGTTGTACTCTGCCGTTTTGGTATCGTTCTGGGCCCCGACGGTGGGGCTCTGAGTAAAATGCTGCCCCTTTTCAGATGGGGGCTCGGCAGCCATGTGGCCAGCGGCCGACAGTGGTTCCCCTGGATTCACCAAAGCGAACTTTCGCGGATTTTCACTTTTCTTGTCGAGCAGACCAATTTAAGCGGAGTTTTTAACTGCGTTACCCCAGAACCCGTTACCAACGCAGAATTTTCCCGACAACTGGCCGCCGCTCTACAACGCTGGACCTTGCCGCTGGGCGTTCCGGAGCTGTTCCTGAAACTGACCCTGGGCGAGATGGCCTCGGTTCTGCTCGGCGGCCAGCGCGTCAGCCCGACCCGTCTGCTGGCCGCCGGGTATAAATTCAGTTTTCCCAACCTGAAGGAAGCCCTGGCCGACCTGCTCAGAGATCAATCGTTTAGATAAAAAAAAGGCGCTTCCGGCTTCCCGGCCAGGGAAAAGGAAAACGTCTTTTCAGCGGCGACCACGCCCCGGAAATCAAGTTTTCGGCCGACGCTGTAATAGCGTCCGCGAGCCTGAAGCTCCGGACCGGCGCCGTTGATTTTAAAATCATTCAGGGACCAGACCTGTTTGCGCACGGAAAACCCTCCGGAACAGGAAGAAAACTCCTTCTTCAGAGCGCTCAGACCGGAGTCCTCGAGAAAACGGTTACCGGCCAGCCAGAGCGGCACTGCGGCAATCCGCCCCCGGCGCAGCTGCCATTTGCCGTTAAGATCCAGATTATCGTCAATCACGCCTCGCAACGGCAAGCGCCCCCCGCCGACCATGGCGACGTCCAAGATTCCGCTCAACGGCAAATCCGCTAAAAATTTATCCACTTCTATATTTTTACAAACCAGGGACGTGCGCCAGCGCGGTTCATGCAACAGCTCATCCAAAAGCAACGAAATGCGCAGTTCTCCCTGGCCAGCGCAGTAGACAATCAGACGTTCAATCTCAAGCTGGGCCAAGTCCTTGCGGCCGACCAGATTAAATTCGGAAAAGTCATGACCGGAAAGATGCAGCCGCCTGATGCTGCAGTTGCCATCCAGAAACCACCTCCAGCCCGCAGCCTGTTCCAGCAGCGTCGCGGCCGCCGTCAGATAATCCCTGCCGGAAAAAGGTGCGGCGGCAACCCCGCCCATCGGTTCCGGGTCTGTTTCTGAATTTTTCGCGCCGGAGCCAACCGGGTTTGCGGTCGAATCCTCTGTTGTGAGCTGTTCCTGATGCCGGTGCAGCGTGAGCGACTCGGAACTGAGCTCCACTTTCAGAACCGGAGTTTCAAAGGGATTGCCCACCAGTTTGCATTCCCCGGTCAGGGCACCCTGCAGGGAATAAGGCGCCAGACTGCGGCTCGGAACCCGAGCCAAAACCTGAGCCAGGCTTTCAACCCTGAAACTGCTGACCAGATCGACGAAAAAAGGTTCCCGAAAACGAATCAGTCCCCGAGTAAAAAAAGCCGCCGCACCGGGATAGGCAAAAGCCGCATTTTTCAGATTAAGATAACCTTCACGGCGCTGAAAGAAACCGGCAAAACCCACATTACAGGAACCGCTGGACCATATTTCTCCAGAGTCGGTTGCCGCCGGAGCAACAATCTGATGCTCCGCGGCGCGACAGTGACTATTAAAACGCAGGCCCGCCCGCGGGTCTCCGCTCAGATCAAACTCCAAATCGGCTTCGCTGAAATCCGCGCGCCAGAGCCCTGACTGAGTCGAATCCTCCCGGGAACTCAGGCCAAGGCTCACAGCCTGCGGCAGAGTGAGCTTATGCAGGCGGCAACTAACCTCCAAATGTTCATTCCCTTCCGCAGGTTGCGATGTTTCTGCAGACGACATCGCCTCCCCCAAGCGATAACGTATCAGTTTAAAGCTGCCCCGGCCACCCAGAAGAGCAGCGGTCGCATCGAGATTGACACTCTGATTACCAGGCCGCAAGTTCCAGCTGCCGGCACATTCGCTAAGCGTCAAAGGAAAGGTGAAACCGGGAATATCAGGCAGGCGAACCATCAGGTCATGCCACGACAAACGCAGAGGATCGCGGCCAAAATTCAGCTCTGCGGCGGAAAATAACTCAGCCATCCGCTCGAAGACGGTATCCGGCTCACTTCCGGCACCGTCGGCACCGTCTTCCGCGCCCCGCAGGGCTGCCCAGCAGACCTCGGCGACCCCATTTTCAAGGCTGATTTCTGAAAACCTGGGCGCCAGAGCCAAAAGGGAGGGCCAGGAGAAGTAAAACCTGAGAGAGTTGATTCTGAGATTGGAACCGTTGTTCGCCGCAGTACTTAAACCTTGTGCCAAGATCGCGGGACGCGGCAAAAGCGCAAGCCTTACCGACTCTAGGTGACAAGGCTGTCGCAAGCCTTGAGCCAGATCATCGCTCAGAGAGCGACGCCAACCCTCCTGTGGAAACAAGGGGACGAGCAAGACCGCTCCCAGCAGCAGCGCCGGCAAACTCACCCACCCAGAGC from Pseudomonadota bacterium carries:
- a CDS encoding DUF748 domain-containing protein, encoding MSEAKKRDKITFFGRRFGGLVVVLLALYSLLGFFLLPHLIDARLEKEFTLQLDRSTKIEKVKFNPFTLLLELEGLQIEARQGEIPLARFEQLRFDLAGFLSLANRALVMEEVTVAGAFLRIVRNQDASYNFADFPLFFQPLAPENGAKDVFHFSLNNIRLSGAAIEFSDDFHGVVHRAEQINLNLPRISNLPIHLETHVEPTFAAVVNGTPFVLSGTIKPFADSLATRFQIDIDNLDLPHYLAYLPGSRNFVLHQGRLSSRLELIFNQSENQSARLSLEGTVILQELSLGGLGENQDQRFFLLPEVVVGIAPGNLLAGEIFLGEVRFKEPELNLCLQANGELRLPSLQLVDKASGAAGGGEGSVAPMSGGESAAPAAVRTPETGRQNDRDNKSVPVFTLDRLWIEHGRVNLRDERVSPGFTAVFNDLDFSLQNFASGLERTAKYHLKLTSGAGETLVAAGELDSEPLALRLDFACGNLSPERYRAYYHDYFRGHFVDGRIDLGGGLFFSAAEKELSLNDLAVRMKDLQLRAEAGREVFALPEFELAGGRIDFRQKAVRIDSLKAVGGKLDLLRNGDGELDWSGLLPPVTSSAPTVADGSRATEPWQVYLEKAGLHKFTAVFKDLMPAAGATLKVKQLDLELEKVGFGAKPSSGFARLFLQLGAGGTLKAQGPLVLDPLGAELDLRLENLALSSLQPYLQGYFDLLLTRGVAGLKGHLSLRRLESGPEISFSGGAGLRDLQALAGSQAQEFVKLEKLTCDGLSLRSQPLAVQLERVSIQALKASLVKEPDGSNSLALVLRSKKAAANPMVVEDEIQEQNHEALFKLKELVLTDSALFYLDRTLEPHYELVLDELNGRVQGLNSLEEKEATVNFSGRLNHHSPLKITGELDPLGRELFADLKISCQDFGMTELTPYSGRYLGQTIGKGKLSLDLEIKLEDRNLFSNNRIFLDQFAFGEAVESSQSLNLPVTLAVALLRDRQGEIHLRVPVRGDLDDPKFSLGGVVFKIFVNLVTKAVTSPFSLLGALVGDSEELNRVEFAPGRFELDEMARSRLDKLAAVLFQRPALKVEIQGRAASVSDRQVLSEERFQHLLKAEKFKEKGGSGGGASELAEVVVTESEFEHYLWRAYKTAPFVKEKNLLGLVKKIEALLQEARLRDFVKVSDADLLLLAQHRARAVMSYLAERGPVENRRLFLLEPQLPAAEAETVAGREVEIKIK
- a CDS encoding TIGR01777 family protein, which translates into the protein MKIFITGGSGFVGRHLTRELSARHHQVTILTRRPESGRGLPFGVDYCIGDPNLPGPWQESLSRHELVINLAGASIFSRWTDSKKAEIRDSRIRTTRHLVDGIEMATAANHKIALLSTSAVGYYGNRGDAKVEENDPAGVDFLAQVASAWEREALRAENFGARVVLCRFGIVLGPDGGALSKMLPLFRWGLGSHVASGRQWFPWIHQSELSRIFTFLVEQTNLSGVFNCVTPEPVTNAEFSRQLAAALQRWTLPLGVPELFLKLTLGEMASVLLGGQRVSPTRLLAAGYKFSFPNLKEALADLLRDQSFR
- a CDS encoding universal stress protein, which encodes MAERFKKILVAIDFSSATDDVVAVASRFAENYGAELQLINVLEEGYALSGLDGMSLPFDDLATIQSFNDSRRRALQDKLAGLIDSLQKRGFQVTGRIIEGHPASMIVDESEQGGFDAVFVGSHGWSGIKKFLMGSVADSVVKNSSCSVMVVRGRKPLAEASTASV
- the acnB gene encoding bifunctional aconitate hydratase 2/2-methylisocitrate dehydratase, producing the protein MEILEAYRKAAAARQQLGIPPLPLSAAEVKAIIKCLPGSSDGERREMYYWLRERVNPGVDEAAGVKADFLAEVIAGRAPDCGIDAVTAVQWLGMMRGGYNITPLLEALEDERAEVAAAAIFALKHTLLIYDAFAWVVEKFKQSHAGAEQLLQSWARAEWFYARPALAEEIKLTVFKVPGETNTDDLSPAAEAASRSDIPLHALAMLAARMEKPLARMAALRELGYPLVYVGDVVGTGSSRKSAINSLQWHLGHDLPGVPNKRGGGIVIGGIIAPIFFNTAQDSGALPIVAPVTGLADGDLISLRPDAGEIIKNGRVISRFSLQPNTLADEYRAGGRIPLLLGRELTARARRVLGLNVADFFARPLTPPPSTAGFTLAQKIVGRACDCEGVRPGSYVEPKVTTVGSQDTTGPMTRDEIKALAALNFSADLVMQSFCHTAAYPQPVDVETQRTLPVFIEERAGFSLRPGDGVIHSWLNRLLLPDTLGTGADSHTRFPLGLSFPAGSGLVAFAAVAGMMPLDMPESVLVRFHGQLQPGITLRDLVNAIPLRALEMGLLTVAKENKRNIFAGRILEIQGLEELSCEQAFELSDASAERSAAACTVQLGLEPVKKFLNSNVALIERLLAEGYGAPATLARRSQAMREWLAHPHLLRGDADAEYAAEIDIDLDSVREPILACPNDPDDVATLSQVLGQAQCPREIDEVFIGSCMTNIGHFRAAGEILRHAGQVPVRLWLAPPTRMDAEALRKEGYYAIFGKAGARIEIPGCSLCMGNQARVADGAVVFSTSTRNFDNRLGKDARVYLGSAELAAVSALYGRLPTREEYLGEMAQKLGPDTRKRVYRDLDFSRLQLKT